A window of the Lolium perenne isolate Kyuss_39 chromosome 7, Kyuss_2.0, whole genome shotgun sequence genome harbors these coding sequences:
- the LOC127316857 gene encoding receptor protein kinase-like protein ZAR1 produces the protein MAAVRVAAAAVAVLAFLAASAAALNTDGLALLALKFAVTDDPSNGLATWRDADPDACGWTGVTCADGSGGRVAAVELANLSLAGYLPSELSLLSELTTLSLPSNRLSGQIPVAISALQKLTTLDLAHNLLSGQVPAGIGRLAALARLDLSSNQLNGTLPPAIAGLPRLSGVLNLSYNHFAGGIPPDFGAIPVAVSLDLRGNDLAGEIPQVGSLVNQGPTAFDDNPGLCGFPLKIECAGARDQPRIPQANPGMDPGAAAQVGRPPKRHSSPTVPILAAVVVAAIVAGLVLQWQCRRRCAAATSRDDEQKSSSSAKEKNTTLTLASTEERRGGGEEGELFVAVDDGFGMELEELLRASAYVVGKSRGGIVYRVVPVRGTAVAVRRLSEPDDADCAESGWRRRRAFEAEAAAIGRACHPNVARLRAYYYAPDEKLLIYDYLGNGSLHSALHGGPTASPTPLPWSVRLSVVQGAARGLAYLHECSPRRYVHGCIKSSKILLDDELRAHVSGFGLARLVAGAHKTAHSKKLGTAACALRSGALSALSYVAPELRAPGGAAAAATQKGDVFAFGVVLLEAVTGRQPTEGEGGLELEAWVRRAFKEERPLSEVVDPTLLGEVHAKKQVLAVFHVALGCTEPDPELRPRMRAVAESLDRIN, from the exons ATGGCGGCTgtgcgggtggcggcggcggcggtagcAGTACTGGCGTTCCTGGCCGCGTCGGCGGCGGCGCTGAACACGGACGGCCTGGCGCTACTCGCGCTCAAGTTCGCGGTGACCGACGACCCAAGCAACGGGCTCGCCACCTGGAGGGACGCCGACCCCGACGCCTGCGGCTGGACCGGCGTCACCTGCGCCGACGGCAGCGGCGGCCGGGTCGCCGCCGTGGAGCTCGCCAACCTCTCGCTCGCGGGCTACCTGCCCTCCGAGCTCTCCCTGCTCTCCGAGCTCACCACCCTCTCCCTCCCCTCCAACCGCCTCTCCGGCCAGATCCCGGTCGCCATCTCCGCGCTGCAGAAGCTCACCACCCTCGACCTCGCGCACAACCTCCTCTCCGGCCAGGTCCCCGCCGGGATCGGGCGGCTCGCCGCCCTCGCCCGCCTCGACCTCTCCTCCAACCAGCTCAACGGCACGCTGCCGCCCGCGATCGCGGGCCTCCCGCGCCTCTCCGGCGTCCTCAACCTCAGCTACAACCACTTCGCCGGCGGGATCCCGCCGGACTTCGGCGCCATTCCCGTCGCCGTCAGCCTCGACCTCCGCGGGAACGACCTCGCCGGCGAGATCCCGCAGGTCGGCTCACTCGTCAACCAGGGCCCCACCGCCTTCGACGACAACCCCGGCCTCTGCGGCTTCCCGCTCAAGATCGAGTGCGCCGGAGCGCGGGACCAGCCAAGAATCCCGCAGGCCAACCCCGGCATGGACCCCGGCGCAGCGGCGCAGGTAGGTAGACCTCCAAAGCGCCACTCGTCTCCAACAGTGCCCAttctcgccgccgtcgtcgtggcGGCCATCGTGGCGGGGCTGGTGCTGCAGTGGCAGTGCCGGCGGCGGTGCGCCGCCGCGACGAGCAGGGACGACGAACAGAAGTCCTCGTCGTCCGCCAAGGAGAAGAACACAACTTTGACGCTCGCCAGCACCGAggagcggcgcggcggcggggagGAGGGGGAGCTGTTCGTGGCCGTGGACGACGGCTTCGGGATGGAGCTGGAGGAGCTGCTCCGCGCGTCCGCCTACGTCGTGGGCAAGAGCCGCGGCGGCATCGTCTACCGGGTCGTCCCCGTCCGCGGCACCGCCGTCGCCGTCCGCCGTCTCAGCGAGCCCGACGACGCCGACTGCGCCGAGTCCGgctggcgccgccgccgcgcgttcGAGGCGGAGGCCGCCGCCATCGGCCGCGCCTGCCACCCCAACGTCGCCCGCCTCCGCGCCTACTACTACGCGCCGGACGAGAAGCTGCTCATCTACGACTACCTCGGCAACGGCTCGCTCCACTCCGCCCTCCACG GTGGGCCGACGGCTTCCCCGACGCCATTGCCGTGGTCGGTGAGGCTGTCCGTCGTGCAGGGCGCGGCGAGGGGGCTGGCATACCTGCACGAGTGCAGCCCACGCCGGTACGTGCACGGCTGCATCAAGTCGTCCAAGATCCTGCTGGACGACGAGCTCCGCGCGCACGTCTCCGGCTTCGGCCTGGCCCGGCTCGTCGCCGGCGCGCACAAGACCGCGCACTCCAAGAAGCTGGGCACCGCGGCGTGCGCGCTCCGCAGCGGCGCGCTGTCCGCGCTCTCGTACGTGGCACCGGAGCTGCGCGCGCCGGGGGGCGCAGCCGCGGCGGCGACGCAGAAGGGGGACGTGTTCGCGTTCGGGGTGGTGCTGCTGGAGGCGGTGACGGGGCGGCAGCCGACGGAGGGGGAGGGCGGGCTGGAGCTGGAGGCGTGGGTGCGGCGCGCCTTCAAGGAGGAGCGGCCGCTGTCGGAGGTGGTCGACCCGACGCTGCTCGGCGAGGTGCACGCCAAGAAGCAGGTCCTCGCCGTCTTCCACGTCGCGCTCGGCTGCACGGAGCCCGACCCCGAGCTGCGCCCTCGCATGCGCGCCGTCGCCGAGAGCCTCGACCGGATCAACTAA